A single window of Ananas comosus cultivar F153 linkage group 17, ASM154086v1, whole genome shotgun sequence DNA harbors:
- the LOC109722860 gene encoding glutamine-dependent NAD(+) synthetase isoform X1: MRLIKVATCNLNQWAMDFDTNVRNIKESISRAKEEGAAIRIGPELEITGYGCEDHFLEQDSVTHSWECLKDILSGDWTDNILCSIGMPIIFESVRYNCQVFCLNRKIIMIRPKMALANDGNYREFRWFSAWTLKDKLMDFQLPTDVSEAISQDSVPFGYGYIQFLDVSLAAETCEELFTADAPRIELSLNGVEVFMNASGSHHQLRKLNLRIDSIKNATRFCGGVYMYSNHQGCDGGRLYYDGCCCIAVNGDVVAQGSQFSLNDVEVLSAQVDLDTVSSYRGSMSSFREQASRKSKVPYVKAPYKLCQPFKLGMFPTSPVEIKYHCPEEEIAFGPGCWLWDYLRRSGASGFLLPLSGGADSSAVAAIVGCMCQLVIKDIQKGDEQVKADALRIGQYKNGEFPTDSREFAKRIFYTVYMGSENSSEATRSRAKKLSDEIGSWYLDVHIDTVVSALISLFEKLTGKRPRYKVDGGSNTENLALQNIQARVRMVLAFMLASLMPWVHNKSGFYLVLGSSNVDEGLRGYLTKYDCSSADINPIGSVSKQDLRAFLRWAAVHLQYPSLADIEAAPPTAELEPIRSNYNQLDEVDMGMTYEELSIYGRLRKIFRCGPVSMFQNLCHRWCGRLSPSEVADKVKYFFKYYSINRHKMTVLTPSYHAESYSPEDNRFDLRQFLYNSRWPYQFRKIDELVQEMDKDPKTVEVQEVLQRKDLDITSGHGSGMGVAAVGSGNPRAGL, encoded by the exons ATGAGGCTCATAAAGGTTGCAACTTGTAATTTGAACCAATGGGCGATGGATTTCGATACCAATGTGAGGAACATCAAGGAGTCGATATCTAGGGCTAAAGAAGAAGGGGCCGCAATTAGGATCGGCCCCGAGCTCGAGATTACGGGTTACGGTTGTGAGGATCATTTCCTGGAGCAGGACAGTGTTACGCATTC ATGGGAATGCTTGAAGGATATCTTATCAGGTGATTGGACTGACAATATACTATGCAGCATAGGAATGCCTATCATTTTTGAAAGTGTGCGGTACAATTGCCAGGTTTTCTGCTTAAACCGAAAGATAATCATGATTCGCCCAAAGATGGCCCTTGCAAATGACGGAAACTATAGGGAATTTCGGTGGTTCTCTGCTTGGACATTGAAAGACAAACTTATGGACTTCCAACTCCCAACTGATGTTTCTGAGGCTATATCGCAGGACTCGGTGCCCTTTGGCTATGGATACATCCAGTTTCTTGATGT ATCTTTGGCTGCTGAAACTTGTGAGGAGCTCTTCACTGCAGATGCTCCTCGGATCGAGTTGTCACTGAATGGTGTTGAGGTCTTTATGAATGCAAGTGGAAGTCACCACCAGCTAAGAAAACTGAACCTTCGAATTGATTCAATAAAAAATGCAACCCGTTTTTGTGGAGGTGTTTACATGTATAGTAATCACCAAGGATGTGATGGTGGCCGCCTTTACTATG ATGGATGTTGCTGTATTGCTGTAAATGGAGATGTGGTTGCACAAGGGTCTCAATTTTCCTTGAATGATGTTGAAGTATTGAGTGCTCAAGTAGATCTTGATACT GTTTCTAGCTATCGAGGATCTATGAGTAGTTTCAGGGAGCAGGCAAGTCGCAAATCGAAGGTTCCCTACGTGAAGGCACCGTACAAACTTTGTCAACCATTTAAACTTGGAATGTTTCCTACTAGCCCAGTTGAA ATTAAGTATCACTGTCCTGAGGAAGAGATAGCATTTGGGCCTGGCTGTTGGCTGTGGGATTATCTGCGAAGGAGCGGGGCTTCTGGCTTTTTGCTTCCCCTTTCTGGAGGAGCAGATAGTTCTGCAGTTGCAGCTATTGTTGGCTGCATGTGCCAACTAGTTATAAAAG ATATACAAAAAGGAGATGAGCAAGTAAAGGCTGATGCCCTTCGGATTGGCCAGTATAAAAATGGAGAGTTTCCAACCGACAGTCGAGAATTTGCGAAGCGCATATTTTATACGGTTTACATGGGAAGTGAGAACAG TTCTGAAGCTACTAGATCACGTGCAAAGAAGCTATCTGATGAGATTGGTTCATGGTACCTAGACGTGCATATAGATACTGTTGTTTCTGCATTGATCTCTTTATTCGAGAAGCTAACAGGGAAGCGTCCACGATACAAG GTTGATGGAGGATCAAATACGGAGAACCTGGCTTTGCAGAACATTCAAGCTCGAGTGAGGATGGTATTAGCCTTTATGTTGGCATCTCTTATGCCCTGGGTTCATAATAAATCTGGCTTTTATCTCGTACTTGGTAGCTCGAATGTGGATGAAGGCTTACGTGGTTATTTGACTAAG TATGATTGCAGTTCAGCAGACATAAATCCCATAGGGAGTGTGAGCAAGCAGGATCTCAGGGCCTTTCTTCGTTGGGCAGCTGTTCACCTCCAATACCCTTCTTTGGCAGATATCGAAGCGGCACCTCCAACTGCAGAACTGGAGCCCATTCGTTCCAACTATAACCAG TTGGATGAAGTGGACATGGGGATGACCTATGAGGAATTATCGATATATGGAAGGCTGAGAAAGATTTTCCGCTGCGGCCCTGTGTCAATGTTTCAG AATCTATGCCACAGATGGTGCGGGAGATTATCCCCATCAGAGGTTGCAGACAAAGTGAAGTACTTCTTCAAGTACTATTCCATCAACCGGCATAAAATGACCGTCTTAACACCATCATACCATGCTGAG AGCTATTCACCGGAGGACAATAGATTTGACCTTCGCCAGTTCCTGTACAATTCGAGATGGCCCTATCAATTCCGCAAGATCGATGAACTCGTCCAAGAGATGGATAAGGATCCTAAAACTGTTGAAGTTCAAGAAGTGCTACAAAGGAAGGATTTGGATATAACATCTGGGCACGGAAGCGGGATGGGAGTTGCCGCGGTGGGATCTGGCAATCCAAGAGCTGGTCTCTAA
- the LOC109722860 gene encoding glutamine-dependent NAD(+) synthetase isoform X2: protein MIRPKMALANDGNYREFRWFSAWTLKDKLMDFQLPTDVSEAISQDSVPFGYGYIQFLDVSLAAETCEELFTADAPRIELSLNGVEVFMNASGSHHQLRKLNLRIDSIKNATRFCGGVYMYSNHQGCDGGRLYYDGCCCIAVNGDVVAQGSQFSLNDVEVLSAQVDLDTVSSYRGSMSSFREQASRKSKVPYVKAPYKLCQPFKLGMFPTSPVEIKYHCPEEEIAFGPGCWLWDYLRRSGASGFLLPLSGGADSSAVAAIVGCMCQLVIKDIQKGDEQVKADALRIGQYKNGEFPTDSREFAKRIFYTVYMGSENSSEATRSRAKKLSDEIGSWYLDVHIDTVVSALISLFEKLTGKRPRYKVDGGSNTENLALQNIQARVRMVLAFMLASLMPWVHNKSGFYLVLGSSNVDEGLRGYLTKYDCSSADINPIGSVSKQDLRAFLRWAAVHLQYPSLADIEAAPPTAELEPIRSNYNQLDEVDMGMTYEELSIYGRLRKIFRCGPVSMFQNLCHRWCGRLSPSEVADKVKYFFKYYSINRHKMTVLTPSYHAESYSPEDNRFDLRQFLYNSRWPYQFRKIDELVQEMDKDPKTVEVQEVLQRKDLDITSGHGSGMGVAAVGSGNPRAGL from the exons ATGATTCGCCCAAAGATGGCCCTTGCAAATGACGGAAACTATAGGGAATTTCGGTGGTTCTCTGCTTGGACATTGAAAGACAAACTTATGGACTTCCAACTCCCAACTGATGTTTCTGAGGCTATATCGCAGGACTCGGTGCCCTTTGGCTATGGATACATCCAGTTTCTTGATGT ATCTTTGGCTGCTGAAACTTGTGAGGAGCTCTTCACTGCAGATGCTCCTCGGATCGAGTTGTCACTGAATGGTGTTGAGGTCTTTATGAATGCAAGTGGAAGTCACCACCAGCTAAGAAAACTGAACCTTCGAATTGATTCAATAAAAAATGCAACCCGTTTTTGTGGAGGTGTTTACATGTATAGTAATCACCAAGGATGTGATGGTGGCCGCCTTTACTATG ATGGATGTTGCTGTATTGCTGTAAATGGAGATGTGGTTGCACAAGGGTCTCAATTTTCCTTGAATGATGTTGAAGTATTGAGTGCTCAAGTAGATCTTGATACT GTTTCTAGCTATCGAGGATCTATGAGTAGTTTCAGGGAGCAGGCAAGTCGCAAATCGAAGGTTCCCTACGTGAAGGCACCGTACAAACTTTGTCAACCATTTAAACTTGGAATGTTTCCTACTAGCCCAGTTGAA ATTAAGTATCACTGTCCTGAGGAAGAGATAGCATTTGGGCCTGGCTGTTGGCTGTGGGATTATCTGCGAAGGAGCGGGGCTTCTGGCTTTTTGCTTCCCCTTTCTGGAGGAGCAGATAGTTCTGCAGTTGCAGCTATTGTTGGCTGCATGTGCCAACTAGTTATAAAAG ATATACAAAAAGGAGATGAGCAAGTAAAGGCTGATGCCCTTCGGATTGGCCAGTATAAAAATGGAGAGTTTCCAACCGACAGTCGAGAATTTGCGAAGCGCATATTTTATACGGTTTACATGGGAAGTGAGAACAG TTCTGAAGCTACTAGATCACGTGCAAAGAAGCTATCTGATGAGATTGGTTCATGGTACCTAGACGTGCATATAGATACTGTTGTTTCTGCATTGATCTCTTTATTCGAGAAGCTAACAGGGAAGCGTCCACGATACAAG GTTGATGGAGGATCAAATACGGAGAACCTGGCTTTGCAGAACATTCAAGCTCGAGTGAGGATGGTATTAGCCTTTATGTTGGCATCTCTTATGCCCTGGGTTCATAATAAATCTGGCTTTTATCTCGTACTTGGTAGCTCGAATGTGGATGAAGGCTTACGTGGTTATTTGACTAAG TATGATTGCAGTTCAGCAGACATAAATCCCATAGGGAGTGTGAGCAAGCAGGATCTCAGGGCCTTTCTTCGTTGGGCAGCTGTTCACCTCCAATACCCTTCTTTGGCAGATATCGAAGCGGCACCTCCAACTGCAGAACTGGAGCCCATTCGTTCCAACTATAACCAG TTGGATGAAGTGGACATGGGGATGACCTATGAGGAATTATCGATATATGGAAGGCTGAGAAAGATTTTCCGCTGCGGCCCTGTGTCAATGTTTCAG AATCTATGCCACAGATGGTGCGGGAGATTATCCCCATCAGAGGTTGCAGACAAAGTGAAGTACTTCTTCAAGTACTATTCCATCAACCGGCATAAAATGACCGTCTTAACACCATCATACCATGCTGAG AGCTATTCACCGGAGGACAATAGATTTGACCTTCGCCAGTTCCTGTACAATTCGAGATGGCCCTATCAATTCCGCAAGATCGATGAACTCGTCCAAGAGATGGATAAGGATCCTAAAACTGTTGAAGTTCAAGAAGTGCTACAAAGGAAGGATTTGGATATAACATCTGGGCACGGAAGCGGGATGGGAGTTGCCGCGGTGGGATCTGGCAATCCAAGAGCTGGTCTCTAA